A segment of the Melopsittacus undulatus isolate bMelUnd1 chromosome 13, bMelUnd1.mat.Z, whole genome shotgun sequence genome:
ctgaacttcaggaggttggtcacctctccagcatgtccaggtccctctggatgccatcccttccctccagcacgctgactgcaccacacagctcggtgttgtcagcaaacctgctgagggtgctcgatcccactgtctgtgtcaccgacaaagatgttgaacagggtctgccccaacaccgacccctgagagacaccattcctcactggtctccagttggacataaGCCACTGACCGCAGCTCTCTGCgtgcagtcatccagccaattccttgtcCACCGGGTGTCCATCCAGCAAGTTCACGTCTCTcccatttagagacaaggacgtcGTGTGGGAGGatgttaaatgacatttatttgctcCAGAGAGCACGAACGTGGCAGGAAGGGCCGGGGGCAGCTGCTCACTTGCGGGGGGAGGGCAGGCCCCGGAGGTGGTAGATCCAGGagcccccagggcaggagaccaccagcctgctggtgacaggagcCGGGCTGCCCGCGAAGGAGACGgtgatggtggtgctgctcttggCGCGCAGCACCTCGGGGGCCCTGACGGTGAAGCCCGGGTGCTTCACTGCGTATTGGAACGCCGTGGCCTTCCGGAAGAcgttcctgaaggagatggaggtggtgccgccggctgggatgaggaaggggcCCTGGGCTTCAGGGGGCAGCGCAAGGCCGATGAGTGGGATGCAGTACTGCCCGCccaatgcagagctgagctgcagcgtgGCCTTGGCTTCGCCCAGGTGGCAGGGCTCAAAGGTCACTTCCATGCTCAGGTCCgagcccccagcactggcgGGTGCCGCACTGATGGATTTTGCCGTCTGGAAGTCGGCACAGTCGGTCTGTGCAGGGGAGACAAGAGACCATGGGGGGTGGgtcacaacagcagagccagcacctcGGGAAGAACACGATGGTCCCCTGGCCCTGGCCTGGCCCACCCACACCACACTCCTGGTGAGTGCCTGCGGGGAATGGGCACGAGAACTGTGCAAACGTGCCCAGCAGGGACAACCCTGCACCCAAGCCCCAAGACACCTGACTGCCAGAcctgggctgcaagggggaaGCAAGCCCAGGCACCGTGGTGCCTGTAGAAGCAGCTCCAACCAGGGCAGCAGACACAGGCCCGCAAGGGAGGACAGTGCAGCTGGTGACAAGCCCACACCAGTGGGAAGACCCCTGGGCTCACATGGccaccctggctctgccacGCCAAGCCAGAGGCACTTGGAGCCCTTGGTggagagggctggtgctggccagaggagctgcctcccagccagaGCCCCGGCAGCCGCGCTCACCTGTACGAGGTACTCGGTCTTCTGCTGGGCAAAATGCCGTATTTTGGTGGTGATGGTCTGACGGGAGCCCAGCCTGGTGCGGAAATACACGGGCTTCTCTGGCCTGCTCCAggtggctttcagctgcagcGTGTAAAACAGAGAGCCCAAGTcgctgctctggagcaccagCTGCCCGCTGCTCTCACCCGTTTGCAGGGGCTGATACTCCAAGACAAGATccgcctgggaggaaggaaggaaaaagccactttgtcaggcagaggcagggaacacGTGTGCCTGACAAGGGgcagctggtccctgctgtgctcaggcagtgccagaaGGCTGGGCTGCCTTCCCCGCTCTGACTCCCCTCTCTCGGGCACAGCCTTGCTCCTTCTGGGGGACGGTTCACTTAGGGACAGATCCCAACAGCTCACAGCCCTCCAGCAcgatgccagaagcttcccaccATAAAAagcccctgtgctcccccaggGCACACACCACTTCCTGTCAATCCAGGCTGCAGACAACCTGGCCATGGCCTGAGGCTTGTCCTGCAGccactcacagctggaagcACCACACTAAATGAGGGgcacgtggcacaaggacctgcCACGTGAGGCCCACTTGCAGCGTGTTCcagggggcagcagggcaggctccaCCAGCACAGGATGATGCCCACTGGGGATATTCTCGCACACTGCTCCCTCTCTAGATCATCGGCAGGGAGCTGCCACCACGGAAGGAAGCCCCACATGGCTCCTTTCAGGCATCAGCCTTCAAGAGCATCccctgcagccaggagcagggagagcagagggagccgGAGGAGCTTTGCCCCTACCTTCGACTGTGCAGGGACAGTAAAGTGCTGGGGAACGCTGACGTCGGGCACTTTGCAGTTGATGTCAAACGTCACCGGGACAGGCAGAGGGTTGTCCACCTTGACGCTGGAGGACACTCTCTGCCGAACAGCGGTGCTCATTTGAACAGtgcccatgggtcctgaagccACCGCCTTGAAAGTCACCATGTGGAACAAGTACTCTCCGGTTGTCTCATTGAGGAAGGTCAcctaaatcagacagaaagggaagggctgctcattccacacatgaaaacagacccaaaacAGCCCACTGAGCTCAGCGCCCTGCTTCCAGGAATGGCTGTGAGCACCCACCGAGGAAGAGCACAAGACCACAGAAAGCACGTGCGGTATTTCATAGGCCCTGTGCACGTGGAGGTATGAAGAGGCATGTAGCTTCTTGGtgagccaacagctccttgaAGGGCCCTGCAGACCAGTGTCCTCACTTACCTTTGCCCTGAAGACTCCTTCTTTGCAGGAGAGGAAGGTGAGCTGGTAGTCCTTCTTCACAGAGCTTGGCACGTCCATGTAGGaacacccctgcagcacagaactgctttccaggtTCTCTGGTTTGAGCATGTCAATAACCACCAGGAACCTGTGGGTGAGAAGGACGCAGTGAAGGTCAACACGAAGGACTCCCATAGGATACCCATCGTGTGGGGGTACAATACAGCCCCTCTCACCCTCAGTGCCTCAGGCACAGGGCACCAGCTCTCATCCCCCTTGGAGGAAAGCCCTCCAGGgtgcctctgcacaggcagaacgTGGGTATGGCCAGACACGGCCAAGGAGAGGGACAAGCTTTCAGGAAGGAGCTTCCAGGCACTTCCAGACTTCCTGGGCTGGACTCACCTCTGTGGTCTGTGCAgccagttggacacagggatgagctcCGTGTGGCACTTCCTGCATGGAACCTGCCGGGAAATGGCCCCTGAACACCTGGgggcttcagcagttccttccaGGTGGTAGCGTAAGCCTGTCCCGTCcggcagggggaagaagatggagccctACAGACAACGAATAGGACAAGTCGGCTCTGGAGCACCCCTGGCCAGCCCCATGCCTcaggctctcactgcagcaaTGTCCAGCAcgcccagctggcagagctctgcctgcagccctgtcccgtgcaggaggaggcaccagcatcgcacctgctcagagctggttgTGAGTGGGTGCATGGCCCACAGCacatggcacagctacaggacacagaggcagcatctctgggcaaagcaaggagacacgggccctgcagcagagctgctctgcacatcccaaCACTCCCTTACTGGCCACACTCACCTGGGCACgtccctgccagcctgtgctcatgcagggacagccctgggcagggggtgCCCATCCCTGATGAGCTCCATTGCCTCAGTCCTGCTGGCCTTAGCcccaacagcactgcccagACAGCAGCCTCTAAGCTGGCACAACAGGGGCCCACCAGCCGTGGGCCATGGAAAGCTCATATCCATGATCATTCTTGGTGCCAGTGGATCCCAGACACCTGcctctgccatctcctctgcctccacagcagctgaaagctgcaagacTCCTCACGCAGGCTCTACGTTAAAGACATGCTGAGCACGTGCAACCCTAAGGGCACAGatctgctgagcaccctggagaCGGAGACCAGAAATCTCTGACCTCATTTCTGGCCTACTGTAAGGTCAGCTGGAGCGGGACAAggacccagcagctccagcaccccagagccCTTCTGAACTGACCCCTTGGATTTATGAGCTTGTGGCACAGAAAACATTGCAGAGGGGCCAGTCACCCCCATGTGCCCAGCCTGAGACCTGCAGGAAGGgctcctcccacagctcctgcatgacTGTCAAGAGATCTCTCTCGTTTCCCACTTGCCTGTTCACGGCCAGGAGggcactgagaaactgcagggcagctttgcccttcttgctccctgcaagctgcacaaggacagGCACAAGTGGTTGTGCCCAGGGCTCGGAGAGCCTGTGCAGCCGTGCGCTGAGCGTGGGGGTCTCTGAGCCCCCTGGGCTGCCACAAGCAGCCACCAGGAGCTGCGcagaacaaacttcatttcttggcCTTCAGAAAGCCTGGCTCTTTAGGTCAGCTGCTCCAACACATTTGGTGTCAGGCCCGAGTTCCCAACTGCCCTTTGCCCGTGCCTGGCCCCCagccaccacaaaacccagcttccaacagagggcacaggacaccttcagcttggacaggacctctgaaggtcatctcggccaacctcctgcccaaagcagggtgagctacAAGGGTCATGCCACGAGGGTCAGCACACGCTGGCACAGCTCACGTACCTGgtgcttcttgttctcagagCTCATGGTTAGGGGTCTGTAGGTGACCTggtagaccttttctttttgcctggccTCCAGATGGATCAATTCAGGccctttccagtatttcccctcaatgatgggctgcagggtccagGCCTCGCTGCTCGGGTTGGACAGGAGGAtggtctggctctgcctctcacGCACATGGCAGCTGAAAGTCAGCGTCTgtaacagaggagcacagaggctgctgggtcGTACCCACAACCCTTCCCACTCTTCTCACgctggctctgcaccaggacctggagcacagggagcagcttttccttgtcacatgcaaaaattaCGCTTTGGCCATAGCTTTTGGAGTAAATCAAGCTGGTTGCTCttgaagaagggagcagaacaagcCTTTCGCATGCTGGGTGAAAGGAAACGGGGAGTCCTGAAAGGAAACTCCTGTGCAAGGACAagatctgcagccacacagccccttccttcgtgggcaggaggaagaggagctccaCGCTCTCTTTGGGAGCAAGAGccaacagctcccaggctgccccatcccagggactGGATGCAGATGCCTTGCCCCTTCCTACAGCTGAATGCCCTCCCCTGGCCCAGCAGGGGGgagaagtgtggctgcaggtgcagtgctgggatacatggcatgggtgctgcagtgcagagccaggacagctgagctgctcactggaggagcagcaccttgaacaggggagaaaggcaatgacagggctcaggaattctggcaatcctgcccagcagtttctctctgggATACCCCAGCACCAGTGAGTCTGTGCTCACAAGTGTCCTTcagttcctgccctgggagagaTGTGGTGCAGATGCTGGGGTCCAGGGgcccatcctgtccctgctgcgtTACCTCTTTGGGGCCAGGGGCCTCCACGCAGGATCCTGTCAGTGTAAGCCGCAGcgcctcactgccctggatgaaGCACCGCAGCCCCTCGTACTggacagcctggctcagcttcGAGGGGCGGAAGGTCACAACCAAGGGGACATCCATCCCTGGGCTGATGTAACCCTTTGTGGGGCTGATGGAAAAGTCTGGCTTGAAGCTCTCCGCGTCCCACATAAACCTTGCCgaggaaagcacaaggacaggaaagaaggattagCCACGGGGAGCTGTGAAAGCAGTGTAAGCCTCAGTGTGAGGCTCCAAGTCTCTTGTGGGCTTTCCCACCACATCTCAGGCCTGACTGAGACACCTGGCAATAAGGCTTCAGGCTGGGCAGGA
Coding sequences within it:
- the LOC117436913 gene encoding hydrocephalus-inducing protein-like yields the protein MSSENKKHQGSIFFPLPDGTGLRYHLEGTAEAPRCSGAISRQVPCRKCHTELIPVSNWLHRPQRFLVVIDMLKPENLESSSVLQGCSYMDVPSSVKKDYQLTFLSCKEGVFRAKVTFLNETTGEYLFHMVTFKAVASGPMGTVQMSTAVRQRVSSSVKVDNPLPVPVTFDINCKVPDVSVPQHFTVPAQSKADLVLEYQPLQTGESSGQLVLQSSDLGSLFYTLQLKATWSRPEKPVYFRTRLGSRQTITTKIRHFAQQKTEYLVQTDCADFQTAKSISAAPASAGGSDLSMEVTFEPCHLGEAKATLQLSSALGGQNVFRKATAFQYAVKHPGFTVRAPEVLRAKSSTTITVSFAGSPAPVTSRLVVSCPGGSWIYHLRGLPSPRNCPVPMTPDDLVASIPPPVSPGAAGGAPRVRPPPGGAAARDAGLGGRTLPTSPAPQ